In one window of Brassica rapa cultivar Chiifu-401-42 chromosome A07, CAAS_Brap_v3.01, whole genome shotgun sequence DNA:
- the LOC103830559 gene encoding probable N-succinyldiaminopimelate aminotransferase DapC, translating into MINAVSSNEKSMNLDTQQHSVNVMLRQLSFIRSSLIPFSSYSPRTSLKPLTSIRSQTKATMSTISTQNESTLQTQRPVQVAQRLEKFKTTIFTQMSILGNKHGAINLGQGFPNFDGPEFVKEAAIQAIKDGKNQYARAFGAPELNSAVASRFHRDTGLVIDPEREVTVTCGCTEAIAAAMLGLINPGDEVILFAPFYDSYEATLSMAGAKVKCITLRPPGFDIPLDELKAAVTSETRAILMNTPHNPTGKMFTREELEAIASLCIENDVIVFSDEVYDKLDFEMDHICIASLPGMYERTVTMNSLGKTFSLTGWKIGWAVAPPHLTWGIRQAHSYLTFATSTPMQAAAVAALEAPESYYTELKRDYSEKKEILVKGLKEVGFEVFPSSGTYFVVVDHTPFGFGDDVAFCEYLIKEVGVVAIPTSVFYLNPEDGKNLVRFAFCKDEETLRSAIERMKLKLKRVV; encoded by the exons ATGATAAACGCAGTTTCGAGTAATGAAAAGTCAATGAACCTGGACACACAACAACATAGTGTGAATGTGATGCTCAGACAACTAAGCTTCATCAGATCCTCTCTTATCCCTTTCTCTTCTTATTCCCCACGAACCTCCCTGAAACCACTCACCTCGATCCGCTCTCAAACCAAAGCTACCATGTCCACCATCTCCACCCAGAATGAGTCGACTCTGCAGACTCAGAGACCCGTCCAG GTGGCGCAACGCTTAGAGAAGTTCAAGACTACAATCTTCACTCAGATGAGCATATTGGGCAACAAGCACGGAGCAATCAACCTAGGCCAAGGCTTCCCCAACTTCGACGGCCCTGAGTTCGTCAAAGAAGCCGCCATCCAAGCCATCAAAGACGGTAAAAACCAGTACGCACGTGCCTTCGGCGCTCCCGAGCTCAACTCCGCTGTAGCTTCACGGTTTCATCGAGACACGGGTCTTGTTATTGACCCTGAGAGAGAAGTCACAGTCACATGCGGCTGCACGGAAGCCATAGCTGCGGCTATGCTGGGTCTAATCAACCCTGGAGACGAAGTCATCCTCTTTGCGCCTTTCTATGATTCCTACGAGGCCACGCTCTCTATGGCGGGTGCTAAAGTGAAATGCATCACTTTGCGCCCGCCTGGATTTGATATCCCTTTGGATGAGCTGAAAGCTGCTGTGACGAGCGAGACGAGAGCTATACTCATGAACACTCCTCACAACCCCACGGGGAAGATGTTCACTAGAGAAGAGCTTGAAGCCATCGCATCTCTATGTATTGAGAACGATGTCATTGTGTTCTCTGATGAAGTGTATGATAAGCTTGACTTTGAGATGGATCACATATGCATAGCTTCTCTCCCCGGTATGTACGAGAGGACCGTGACGATGAACTCTCTTGGAAAGACTTTTTCCTTAACCGGGTGGAAGATAGGTTGGGCCGTTGCGCCGCCTCATCTGACTTGGGGGATACGTCAAGCGCACTCTTACCTCACGTTCGCTACCTCGACGCCAATGCAAGCAGCGGCTGTTGCGGCTCTCGAGGCGCCGGAGTCTTACTACACGGAGCTGAAGAGAGACTACAGCGAGAAGAAGGAGATTCTTGTCAAGGGTTTGAAGGAGGTTGGGTTTGAAGTGTTCCCGTCGAGTGGGACTTACTTTGTGGTGGTTGATCACACGCCGTTTGGGTTTGGGGATGATGTGGCCTTCTGTGAGTATCTTATCAAGGAAGTTGGGGTGGTTGCGATCCCTACGAGTGTGTTTTATTTGAATCCGGAAGATGGGAAGAACTTGGTGAGGTTTGCGTTCTGTAAAGATGAGGAGACTCTGCGTAGTGCAATTGAGAGGATGAAGCTGAAGCTTAAGAGAGTGGTCTGA
- the LOC103831429 gene encoding uncharacterized protein LOC103831429 isoform X2 has protein sequence MESSLGLKEVSIKDSTSKDLDMVTEFTGSTPEILTPVNGLTVKAMSLVSNMDLVLTTSEMEISTQESTLETRFMGLVFAISLMVTITKELGTKVVSNAMARMDL, from the exons ATGGAATCGAGTCTTGGTCTAAAGGAAGTAAGTATAAAGGACAGTACAAGCAAGGACTTAGACATGGTTACTGAGTTTACTGGTTCTACACCGGAGATTCTTACTCCGGTGAATGGTTTAACGGTCAAAGCCATG AGTTTGGTCTCAAACATGGACTTGGTTCTTACCACTTCCG AAATGGAGATAAGCACGCAGGAGAGTACTTTAGAGACAAGATTCATGGGTTTGGTGTTTGCCATTTCCCTAATGGTCACTATTACGAAGGAGCTTGGCACGAAGGTCGTAAGCAACGCTATGGCACGTATGGATTTATAA
- the LOC103831429 gene encoding uncharacterized protein LOC103831429 isoform X1, whose product MESSLGLKEVSIKDSTSKDLDMVTEFTGSTPEILTPVNGLTVKAMALVFRHALTEALMSENSSLVSNMDLVLTTSEMEISTQESTLETRFMGLVFAISLMVTITKELGTKVVSNAMARMDL is encoded by the exons ATGGAATCGAGTCTTGGTCTAAAGGAAGTAAGTATAAAGGACAGTACAAGCAAGGACTTAGACATGGTTACTGAGTTTACTGGTTCTACACCGGAGATTCTTACTCCGGTGAATGGTTTAACGGTCAAAGCCATGGCTTTGGTGTTCAGACATGCGCTGACGGAAGCTCTTATGTCAGAAAATTCAAGTTTGGTCTCAAACATGGACTTGGTTCTTACCACTTCCG AAATGGAGATAAGCACGCAGGAGAGTACTTTAGAGACAAGATTCATGGGTTTGGTGTTTGCCATTTCCCTAATGGTCACTATTACGAAGGAGCTTGGCACGAAGGTCGTAAGCAACGCTATGGCACGTATGGATTTATAA